The following DNA comes from Amycolatopsis albispora.
GTAGTGGTAGAGCGCGCCCTTGGACACCCCGGCGGCGTTGACGATCTCGGCCAGGCTCACCTGGCCGTAGCCCTTCGCCGCAAAAAGTTCGCGTGCCACCGCGACGAGGTTGCGGGTGGTCTCCTCGCGCTGCTGCGCCTTCGTCGGCATGGACAAGATCCTAGTTGACGTACCGGCGGTCGGTATCTATCTTTCACATACCGACCGCCGGTACGTATCTGAGGGAGCCGTTGTGAAACTGTCCAGCTTCTACCCCGTCATCTGCGCCGACGCCGCGACCGTGGCCGCCACCCGCGACTTCTACGTCGAGCACTTCGGCTTCGAAGTCACCTTCGACTCGGGCTGGTACGTCAGCCTGCGTCGCGGCTCGTACGAACTCGGCATCGTCGACCACACGCACCCGTCAGTGCCGGAAGGCAGCCGCAGACCGGTTGCCGGGCTGATCCTGAACTTCGAGGTCGACGACGTGGACGCCGAGCACCGGCACCTGGTCGAGGAGGCCGGGCTGCCCCTGGCGCAGCCGCTGCGCAGCGAGGAATTCGGCCAGCGGCACTTCATCGTGACCGATCCGGCTGGCGTGCTCGTCGACGTGATCACCGAGATCGAGCCGTCGGCCGAATACGCCGTCGATTTCGCCGACGTCACCAGCTGAGCGGCGGGAACCCGGCGGGCGCCCCCGGCGTCGATCAGGCATGCCAGGTGAGACCTTCGGGCCGTACCGCATCGAGGAACTGCTCGGGCGCGGCGGCATGGGCGAGGTGCATCGCGCCTACGACACCACCCACGACCGGGTCGTCGCGCTGAAGCGGCTGTCCGCGTCGGCCGGCGGCGACCCCGGCTTCCGCGCCCGGTTCCGGCGCGAATCGCGGATCGTCGCGCGGCTGCGCGAACCGCACGTCATCCCGATCCACGCCTACGGCGAAATCGACGGGCGCCTCTACCTGGACATGCGCCTGGTCGAAGGGCCGGACCTGAAGGAACTCACCGACACGGGCCCGCTGGCGCCGGCGCGGGCTGTGCGGATCGTCGAGCAGGTGGCGAGCGCACTGGACGCCGCGCACGCCGACGGACTCGTGCACCGCGACGTCAAACCGTCGAACATCCTGGTCGCGCCCGGTGACTTCGTCTACCTGGCCGACTTCGGCATCGCCCGCAGCTCGTCCCCCACGGCGACGGCGATCACCGCGTCCGGTGCGGTGGTCGGCACGCTCGACTACATGGCGCCCGAGCGGTTCGGCGAGGGCACCGTCGACGGCCGCGCCGACGTCTACGCGCTCGCGTGCGTGCTCTACACTAACCTGACCGGGCGGCGTCCGTTCGCCGTCGAAGGCACAGCCGCGCAGATCTGGGCGCACCTGCAGGAACCACCACCGCGCGCGTCGCGGTGGAACCCGTCGATTCCGCCGACGCTCGACGAAGTGATCATCCGCGGCATGGCGAAGGAACCGGACCAGCGCTTCCCCACCGCGGGCGCCTTGGCCACCGCAGCCAAGGCCGCACTCGATCAGCCGGTCATGCCTCCTCGCTCACCCCGCCGTCGGCCGACACTGCCGGCCGGGCTCGCGGTGCTCGTCATCGCCTCGGTCGTGTCCGCCCTCCTGCTCTTCCGAAGCGACGGCTCCCTGGTTACCGGCACCGCGATCGCCGGTGCGACCTCGTCCGCACCCACGCCATCAGGCCCCTCAGCTCCGTCGACTCCGTCGACGCCCTCCTCTCCCAGCACTCCACCGTCGTCGACCACCACGGTGAACGCCGACCTCCTGGACCTGCTTCCCGCCGTCTACCACGGCAATCCCTCCTGCCACGTAGTCGAAAAAGCCGACGGCGCACTGTCCACGGCCACCTGCACGCAAGCCAACCAGAGGCATCCGACATTTTCGGCGCCCGCGGAAGCCACCTTCCACCTGTTCGCCGATCGGGCGAGCCAGGACGCCTTCTTCCGGAAGCTGGTGACCGACCGGAACATCCCACGCCACGACGAGCACGGCGGCTGCCGGCCGCGCACGCAGGAGACGCACTACGCGCTGTACTACCGGGACACCGGCGGCCCGCTCCCCGGCGATTTCACCACCTGCTTCGACGAAGCGGGCGCCGGGCAGGTGTGGTGGGTGGACACCCGCACCCTGACCATCGGTGCACTTATCGCGCCCGGCCAGACCAGCGCCGACGCACTTGAACAGCTGGACACGTGGTGGAACACCATGATCCTGGCAACACTGAACTGACCCGCCCGGCGGCGGCCACGACGCCATCTCCACAATGGGGACAAATCCCCCACCGAAGGGAGCGCTTCGTGCTCACCAGTCCCGCCGGACGGTTCCGCCTGCTCGCCCTGGCCGAGGCGGTGTCCTGGGCCGGCCTGCTGATCGGCATGCTCTTCAAGTACGTGGTCGTCGGCAACGAGATCGGCGTGAAGATCTTCGGCCCGATCCACGGCGTCATCTTCGTCGGCTACGTGATCGTCGCGCTCCTGGTGCGCGAGTCGCTGCGCTGGGACGCCCGCACCACCGTGCTCGCGCTGGTCGCCAGCATCCCGCCGTTCGGCACCGTGCTGTTCGAACGCTGGGACGCCCGCACCGGGCGCCTGGAGCGCTCAGCCGAGCCCGTCGCGAGCCAGTAGGGCCGCCTGCACCCGGTTCGCACAGTCCAGTTTGGACAGGATGCGGCTGACGTAGGTCTTGATGGTGGCCTCGCTCATGTGCACCTTGGCGCCGATGTCGGCGTTCGACAGGCCTTCGGCGAGCAGCCCGAGCACCTCCGCTTCCCGCGGGGAGAGCGCGGCCAAGCGCGCGGCCGCGCTCTCCCGGCGACCGTCGTCGCCGGTGCCGACCATGTCCAGCACCAGCCGCGCCACTTCGGGCGAGAGGTAGGCCTTCCCCGCGTGCGCCGCGTGAACGGCCCGGATCAGCTCGTCCGGCGTGCAGTTCTTCAACACGAACCCGGCGACCTGCTGCCGGATCGCCCGGCGAACATTCGGTTCGACGCCGAAAGCGGTCAGGATGACCACGGGCACGCCGGGCAGCTCCCGCACGGCCGACAACCCGTCGAGCTCGGGCATGTTCAGGTCGAGTACAGCGACGTCAACTCGGTGCGCCCGCGCGAGTTCGACCGCCGTACGCCCGTCAGCGGCCTCGGCGACCACTTCGATCCCGGCGTCGGATTCGAGCACCGTCCGGATACCGGCGGTGATCAGCGGCTCGTCGTCCGCGATCAGGACCCGGATCATCCCGCGACTCCAAAGGCGCTCGCCGGGCCGACCATGGCCACCATCGAGACCACGGCGAGTACCAGCGCGGCCACGCGCACCCGGCCCAGCGATCGCGGCTCGGCCTCCTGCTTCACTGGGGCGGGCAGCATCGCCGTCAACCTGAACTCCTTGTCCGACCGCTCGTGGTGCACCAGCCCACCGGCCAACGCGACGCGCTCCGCCAGCCCGGCCAGCCCGTGCCTGCCGGTGTTCTCGGCTGCGCTCGACAGTTCGTTGCGGACGCTCACCAGCAAGGCGTCGTCCTCCCAGCGCAACGACACCTGAACCTCGGCGCCAGGTGCGTGCTTGGCCGCGTTGGTCAGCCCTTCCTCGACCACGCGGTAGGCCGCCTGCTCGACCTCCGGCTCCACTTGCCTGGCCTCACCCTCGTCGCGCAACTCCACCCGCATCCCCGCCGCGCGGAATTCGTCAGCAAGACCGACGATCTCCGCCAACCGCGGCTCACGGCCTTCGACCTCACCCGGGCGGCGCAAGGTACCGACCAGCTCGTGCAGCTCGGCGGTGGCCTGGCGCGCGATCCCGGCCAGGCGGCGCACCGCCTCACGGTCTGGTGCCCCACCGACCTCCAACGCGGCGGCCTGCACCGACAACAGCCCGAGGCGATGCCCGAGGGAATCGTGCATATCCCGGGCTATTCGGAGGCGTTCGGTGAGCCGTTCCCGCTCGGCCAGCAGGTCGCGCTCGGCACGGAGCCGGCGATTGTGCTCGTCGAGCGCGGCGACGAGCTGCCGATGCTGCGCGAAGTACCGGCCGACCACCATCGGCGACGCCACCAGCACAACCACCTTCGGCACCAGCTGCGGGCCCGCCGCCACCTGCACACCCAGATAGACCGCCGCCGCCAGGCCAACCGTCAGGTAGTCCCGCCGCGAACCAGCCTGCTGACCGGCGCGATAGCTCGTGCACAACAGGAGCGCATAGCCACCACCGGTGAGGCACGCCAGCACCGCCGCCACGGCGAACCCCGCCACAGCTCGGCGCCACAGCAGAAGCAGCGCGATCGCACCGGCGAACAACGGCGCTGCCCACCAGCCCGCACCAGCCACCCGGTCCGGCGCCAGCCAGACCACGTCCACCAGCACGGCGATCACGGCTATCACCACTCGGCCCATGCGGTGAGGCTAACGACTTTGGTGAACACCGGGAGCGACCTTCGAGGACAGCGGCGACCGTGCCGCCGTTCCTAGCCTGCGAGCGTGATCGAAGTGCGTGAACTGAGCAAACGCTACGGCCGGGCGACCGCGGTCGACAACCTGTCCTTCACGGTGCGGCCCGGCGCTGTCACCGGTTTCCTGGGACCGAACGGCGCCGGGAAGTCCACCACCATGCGAATCGTGCTGGGGCTGGACGCACCCGACACCGGCGAGGCACTCGTCGGCGGCCGCCGGTACGCAACCCTGCGGCGGCCGATGTCCGAAGTAGGTGCCCTGCTCGACGCGAACGCGGTTCATGGTGGTCGCAGCGCCTACGACCACCTGCTTTCCCTCGCATTGACAAACGGCATCGGCCCGGCGCGGGTGCGCGAAGTACTGGAACAGGTCGGTCTGAGCGACGTGGCTCGGAAGCGTGCCGGCAAGTTCTCGCTGGGCATGAAGCAACGGCTGGGACTCGCCGCCACCTTGCTCGGCGACCCCGCCGTCCTGCTGCTCGACGAACCGGTCAACGGCCTGGATCCCGATGGGGTGCGCTGGATCCGCGAACTGCTGCGGTCGCTGGCCGCCGACGGCCGAACCGTGCTGGTGTCGAGCCACCTGATGAGCGAGATGGCCCTCACCGCCGATCGCCTCATCGTCATCGGCCGCGGACGCCTGATCGCCGACACCTCCGTTCGTGAACTCGAGGCACGTTTCCAGCGCGGCGTTTTCGTCCGCTCCCCACGCGCTCTCGAGTTGACAGACGCCCTCCGAAACGCCGGTGCCGAGGTCGTCAAGGAAAGCGACGAAGCACTGTCTGTGCACGGAATGGGCGTTGACGGCATCGGAGAAATAGCCGCCGCACGCAGCATCCCGGTGTACGAGGTCATGCCCCGCAGCGCGTCGCTGGAAGAGGCGTACCTGGAGCTGACCGCGGACAGCGTCGACTACCGGGCGGCGCGATGACCGCGGCACTGGCCGCCGAATGGCACAAACTCCGTTCAGTGCGGTCGACCCAGTACGTGCTCGGCATGGTGTTGTGCAGTGTGGTCGTCGGCGCGGTCCTTGCCTGGGCGTGGGGACGGACGTGGGATTCGATGACGATCGAACGCCGCAGTTCGTTGTCGGATGGTTCCATCGAGGAGACCCTGCTTCCCGTTCTCCAGCTCTGCCTGGGCATTCTCGGGTCACTCACCATCACCGCCGAATATGCGACCGGCCTGATCCGGACCACCCTCACCGTGCTACCGCGCCGGACTTCTGTCTTCACGGCAAAGGCAATCACAATCAGTGCCTTGTCGCTCGTCGCAGGCATCGGCGCAACCTTCGCCATCCACCTGATCAGCAAGGCGATATTCGGCGACCGTGACTTCCCCGGCTACCACGATCTGGCCAGCGAAGCACCTGGTTTGCTCGGCGCCGGAACAACGGTCGGGTTGGTGGCGTTGATCGGTCTCGGTGCCGGAACAGTGCTGCGATCCACGGCCGGTGCTGTTTCCCTCCTTGTGCTGTTGTTGTTCGTCTTGCCGATGATCAGCGGGTTCCTGCCGGAGCCGTGGCGTGAACGAATCAGTTCGACCTTGCTGACCAATCCAGCTAGCGCGCTCGGGCTGGCCGTCGTGTTTTTGGCCGTCGCCACCGTGCTGATCCACCGGAGGGATGTCGGATGACTGGGATCCTGCGCTCGGAATGGGTGAAACTGCGATCGGTTCGCTCCACCTACGTGATCCTCACAATCGTTCCTGCCATCCTCGGCCTGGTCGCTCTGATGACCATGACCGTCGTGAACTTCTGGGACGCCACACCCGCTCGCCGCGACACCGTCATCCTCTCCCCGTTGACGGGCTTCACCTCGTGGCTGGCCGGCGTCGGCCTGGCGATTCTCGGTGTCCTGGCAATAACCAGCGAACACTCCAGCGGTCTTATCCGCACCAGCTTCACCGCGGTACCTCAGCGGACGAAGGTGCTCGCGGGCAAGGCCCTGGTGCTTGCCGCGGTCGCGTTCTCCGTCGGTCAAATCGTCGAGTTCGGCTCGTTCTTTCTGAGCCGGGCAATGATCGGTGACCGCATCGTCGTCGGTCACACGAGCACACTCGCCGAAGAGGCCCCGCGGATGCTGGCCGCAGGCTCAATCGCCGTTGTATACGCCATGCTGGGACTTGGCCTCGGCACGCTCCTGCGCTCGACTGCCGGCGCAATCTCGGCGCTCGTCGCATACTGGTACGTCGCTCCACTGGTCACCCAGAAGCTGCCAGGTGAATGGGCGTCCTGGACGACGTCGGTCATGCTCACCCACCTTCCGGAGCAGTTGGCCGGGTCTGGAAAGTTCGGGATGGGGCCGGAGCTGGTTCTTTCCCAGGCAGGTGCGGCGGTCGCGATCGTGCTCTACGTAACGCTGGCCCTCGGCAGTGCGGCGATCGTGTTACGGCGCCGAGATGCCTGATGTCGGTTACAACGCCGAACAGCAGACGTTCACCCATCAACCGCAACAGGTGGTCACACGGACTGCCCGCCTGTGTGAACTCTGGCACGAGGTGCTGACCGAACAGCACCACGTGGCGCACCGTTGCACCATGGACTGGTCGCTCTCGTGGACACCCGGGGACGACGCCGACCTGCTCGCCGGCTGGCGTTTGTGGCTGGAGTTGAGCGATCAGGTGTGGCCGGACAGTTCCTGGACCGGCACCCCGGCCGACGCCATCCGCCGCATCCGTGAGCTGCTCGCCGTCTGTGATGAACTTGAACGCGGAACGCTCACGCCGCTGGTGCAGTCCATGTTCCTGACGACCGGCGCCGCCGTGGGGCTCTGGTGGGACGACGACCAACCGCTCGACGTCGACCGCGCGGCCCTGCTCCATGCCGACCTGGCAGTGGTGGCCGAGCACATCGATCGGGTGCTGACCGCCCTGGCCGCCGGCGGCGGCTGGACGGATTTGAACACCGTTCGTCATCGTTGATCAGGCGGCGCGTGCTTGTTGCGGGCTCGCCGGGAAAAGCGGAGTCGGCTTCGTCGTACGGCTGCGCCCCGTCGGGGTCGTGATGGTCAGCTCGCCTGTTTCGCGGTTGAGATCGAACTTCCAGCCGGGCGCGTCCTTGAGCCGATGATGGGAGCGGCAGAGCACGCAGAGGTTCTGGCAACTGGTGTCGCCGCCCTTGACCCGCTCTCGGTTGTGGTCCAGGTCAGCGCACTGCGCCGGATGGTGACAGCCCGGCATCCGGCACACCCGGTCTCGCACTCGCACGTAGTCGGCGAGGTGAGCGGGTGGCCGATACCGGGAACGTCCCACATCCAGTGGAGCCCCGCTGGCGGGATCCGTGATCACCTTGCGCCAGACGCTGTTCGGTTGCTTCATGATGTCGCGCGCGATCGAGGCCGGGATGGGACCATGCCCCACCAACTCCGCGGCCCGATCGGTGATGCCCAATGCCGCGTCTGCCGCCACATGGATGAACACCTCGGCACGAGGCGCACCAGTACGCTCCCCCAGGAGCAACTCGGCGAACACGTCGGCACGAAGCTGGTCCATGGTGCGCTTTTCCTTGCGGGACCGCATGGTCCGAGCAATGCGGTTGACTCGAGCGTAGATCGTCGAGGCCACCTCGGCGGGCAACTCTGCGGCCAGCTGCGCCATCGAGTCATCACGATGACGAATCTCGACCCTTCGATCCGATCTTCGTGCTCTCGCTCGCGCTTCGGCACCATCCGGGTCGATCTTGTGGACGAGATCGCGGGTGATGCGCCGGATCTGACCAGCGTCTTTGGCGGTGATCCGGCCGACCAGGGCAACGTCCACCTTGCCGGCCAAGTCGTCCGGCAACGGTGCCACCACGTCGGAGATCTTCTCTGCGGCAAGTCGGCTCAAGGCACCGGCCTCCATCGCCGCTAGCACGTTCGGCAAGCGGTGCATGACATCGCGAGCGAGTCTGACGAGGTTCTCCGCGGCGCGTCTCGACAGAGACAGCTCGAATGCCACCTCGTCGACGACCGAACGCGTGTCGCCACGCAACTCGGTCAACCGGTGGATCGCGCGCAGTTCGATCGCTTCGAGCTGCGCGCTCAGCCGCTTCGCGCTGAACAGGGCGTCGACAACCGAGCTGTCGTCGAACCCTTGGATAGCAGCAGAACTGAGGGAAAAGAATTGGGATCGCTTCATGCAGACAACGATACCCAACAATCGAACACTTGTTCCTGCCACGAATGGGTGTTTCAAGGTCAAGAGCCTGACGAAGACCCCGACCCCAAGGCTCGCAACAGGAACTCGACCAACTCTTCTCGATATCCGGGATCCAGAGCCACTTTCCGCACACCCAATCGCCAGAACAGCGGCCCCGGAAGGAAATCGAGGGCCATTTCCAGGTTCAGGTCAGCGGGCAGTTCACCGCGCGCGATCGCTCTGCGCAACATAGCCGCACCCTGCCGACGTCGCGGCTCACCGATCATCGCCTGGATAGCGGCAGCCAGCGCGGGGTTTCGCCCGGCCTCGGCGGTCAGATCCGGGAAGATCGCGGAAAAGTGCGAATGGGTGAACCAGTCACGGAGCGCATCCACGGTGGCCAGGAGGTCACCACGCAGCGAGCCGGTGTCGGGCACCTCCGCCAACGGAACGCTGAATTCCGACAACACCGCGAGCACCATCTCCTGCTTGGACGGCCAGCGGCGGTAGAGGGCACTCTTCCCGACCCCAGCACGCCTGGCCACGGCC
Coding sequences within:
- a CDS encoding TetR/AcrR family transcriptional regulator — translated: MTTRRTPTGAAVLQPRITSAITDAVLDELAVCGYGRLSMEAVARRAGVGKSALYRRWPSKQEMVLAVLSEFSVPLAEVPDTGSLRGDLLATVDALRDWFTHSHFSAIFPDLTAEAGRNPALAAAIQAMIGEPRRRQGAAMLRRAIARGELPADLNLEMALDFLPGPLFWRLGVRKVALDPGYREELVEFLLRALGSGSSSGS
- a CDS encoding VOC family protein; its protein translation is MKLSSFYPVICADAATVAATRDFYVEHFGFEVTFDSGWYVSLRRGSYELGIVDHTHPSVPEGSRRPVAGLILNFEVDDVDAEHRHLVEEAGLPLAQPLRSEEFGQRHFIVTDPAGVLVDVITEIEPSAEYAVDFADVTS
- a CDS encoding HNH endonuclease signature motif containing protein; its protein translation is MKRSQFFSLSSAAIQGFDDSSVVDALFSAKRLSAQLEAIELRAIHRLTELRGDTRSVVDEVAFELSLSRRAAENLVRLARDVMHRLPNVLAAMEAGALSRLAAEKISDVVAPLPDDLAGKVDVALVGRITAKDAGQIRRITRDLVHKIDPDGAEARARARRSDRRVEIRHRDDSMAQLAAELPAEVASTIYARVNRIARTMRSRKEKRTMDQLRADVFAELLLGERTGAPRAEVFIHVAADAALGITDRAAELVGHGPIPASIARDIMKQPNSVWRKVITDPASGAPLDVGRSRYRPPAHLADYVRVRDRVCRMPGCHHPAQCADLDHNRERVKGGDTSCQNLCVLCRSHHRLKDAPGWKFDLNRETGELTITTPTGRSRTTKPTPLFPASPQQARAA
- a CDS encoding ABC transporter permease, with protein sequence MTGILRSEWVKLRSVRSTYVILTIVPAILGLVALMTMTVVNFWDATPARRDTVILSPLTGFTSWLAGVGLAILGVLAITSEHSSGLIRTSFTAVPQRTKVLAGKALVLAAVAFSVGQIVEFGSFFLSRAMIGDRIVVGHTSTLAEEAPRMLAAGSIAVVYAMLGLGLGTLLRSTAGAISALVAYWYVAPLVTQKLPGEWASWTTSVMLTHLPEQLAGSGKFGMGPELVLSQAGAAVAIVLYVTLALGSAAIVLRRRDA
- a CDS encoding serine/threonine-protein kinase — its product is MPGETFGPYRIEELLGRGGMGEVHRAYDTTHDRVVALKRLSASAGGDPGFRARFRRESRIVARLREPHVIPIHAYGEIDGRLYLDMRLVEGPDLKELTDTGPLAPARAVRIVEQVASALDAAHADGLVHRDVKPSNILVAPGDFVYLADFGIARSSSPTATAITASGAVVGTLDYMAPERFGEGTVDGRADVYALACVLYTNLTGRRPFAVEGTAAQIWAHLQEPPPRASRWNPSIPPTLDEVIIRGMAKEPDQRFPTAGALATAAKAALDQPVMPPRSPRRRPTLPAGLAVLVIASVVSALLLFRSDGSLVTGTAIAGATSSAPTPSGPSAPSTPSTPSSPSTPPSSTTTVNADLLDLLPAVYHGNPSCHVVEKADGALSTATCTQANQRHPTFSAPAEATFHLFADRASQDAFFRKLVTDRNIPRHDEHGGCRPRTQETHYALYYRDTGGPLPGDFTTCFDEAGAGQVWWVDTRTLTIGALIAPGQTSADALEQLDTWWNTMILATLN
- a CDS encoding DUF3817 domain-containing protein, with the translated sequence MLTSPAGRFRLLALAEAVSWAGLLIGMLFKYVVVGNEIGVKIFGPIHGVIFVGYVIVALLVRESLRWDARTTVLALVASIPPFGTVLFERWDARTGRLERSAEPVASQ
- a CDS encoding response regulator transcription factor → MIRVLIADDEPLITAGIRTVLESDAGIEVVAEAADGRTAVELARAHRVDVAVLDLNMPELDGLSAVRELPGVPVVILTAFGVEPNVRRAIRQQVAGFVLKNCTPDELIRAVHAAHAGKAYLSPEVARLVLDMVGTGDDGRRESAAARLAALSPREAEVLGLLAEGLSNADIGAKVHMSEATIKTYVSRILSKLDCANRVQAALLARDGLG
- a CDS encoding ABC transporter permease translates to MTAALAAEWHKLRSVRSTQYVLGMVLCSVVVGAVLAWAWGRTWDSMTIERRSSLSDGSIEETLLPVLQLCLGILGSLTITAEYATGLIRTTLTVLPRRTSVFTAKAITISALSLVAGIGATFAIHLISKAIFGDRDFPGYHDLASEAPGLLGAGTTVGLVALIGLGAGTVLRSTAGAVSLLVLLLFVLPMISGFLPEPWRERISSTLLTNPASALGLAVVFLAVATVLIHRRDVG
- a CDS encoding ABC transporter ATP-binding protein, whose product is MIEVRELSKRYGRATAVDNLSFTVRPGAVTGFLGPNGAGKSTTMRIVLGLDAPDTGEALVGGRRYATLRRPMSEVGALLDANAVHGGRSAYDHLLSLALTNGIGPARVREVLEQVGLSDVARKRAGKFSLGMKQRLGLAATLLGDPAVLLLDEPVNGLDPDGVRWIRELLRSLAADGRTVLVSSHLMSEMALTADRLIVIGRGRLIADTSVRELEARFQRGVFVRSPRALELTDALRNAGAEVVKESDEALSVHGMGVDGIGEIAAARSIPVYEVMPRSASLEEAYLELTADSVDYRAAR
- a CDS encoding sensor histidine kinase, producing the protein MGRVVIAVIAVLVDVVWLAPDRVAGAGWWAAPLFAGAIALLLLWRRAVAGFAVAAVLACLTGGGYALLLCTSYRAGQQAGSRRDYLTVGLAAAVYLGVQVAAGPQLVPKVVVLVASPMVVGRYFAQHRQLVAALDEHNRRLRAERDLLAERERLTERLRIARDMHDSLGHRLGLLSVQAAALEVGGAPDREAVRRLAGIARQATAELHELVGTLRRPGEVEGREPRLAEIVGLADEFRAAGMRVELRDEGEARQVEPEVEQAAYRVVEEGLTNAAKHAPGAEVQVSLRWEDDALLVSVRNELSSAAENTGRHGLAGLAERVALAGGLVHHERSDKEFRLTAMLPAPVKQEAEPRSLGRVRVAALVLAVVSMVAMVGPASAFGVAG